In a single window of the Puniceicoccus vermicola genome:
- the dapB gene encoding 4-hydroxy-tetrahydrodipicolinate reductase, whose translation MTMPILLNGARGRMGQAIAAVAEEEGCRIVAECDIGSNPVEHLPNCGVVVDFSSHESTPDLAEECAAQGKPLVIGTTGHTPEETERIKACAEKIPMVWAGNYSIGVNLLIHLTRQAAKLLPESYHPEIVEMHHRHKKDAPSGTAENLLEAVLEGRQWEPEAALRSRSGLTGERPDQEVGVHALRGGSVVGEHTVVFAGPSERIEFSHSAGDRSIFARGALTAAKWVAGKKPGIYRMGEVLGLTDGTED comes from the coding sequence ATGACTATGCCTATTCTCCTCAACGGCGCTCGTGGGCGCATGGGACAAGCGATTGCGGCGGTGGCCGAAGAAGAAGGTTGCCGCATCGTTGCCGAGTGCGACATCGGCTCCAACCCCGTCGAACATCTTCCCAATTGCGGCGTAGTGGTCGATTTCAGCTCGCATGAGAGCACTCCCGACCTGGCGGAAGAGTGCGCCGCGCAGGGCAAGCCTTTGGTCATCGGGACGACCGGACATACTCCGGAAGAGACGGAGCGGATCAAGGCCTGCGCCGAGAAGATTCCGATGGTCTGGGCCGGAAATTATTCGATTGGGGTGAATTTGCTCATCCATTTGACCCGTCAGGCAGCCAAGCTCCTCCCGGAGAGCTATCACCCGGAAATCGTCGAAATGCACCACCGCCACAAGAAGGACGCTCCCAGCGGAACGGCGGAAAACCTGCTGGAGGCCGTTCTCGAAGGACGCCAGTGGGAACCGGAAGCCGCCTTGCGCAGCCGCTCGGGCCTGACCGGAGAGCGCCCGGACCAAGAGGTCGGCGTGCATGCTCTGCGCGGCGGCAGCGTCGTCGGCGAGCACACGGTGGTCTTCGCCGGCCCATCCGAGCGCATCGAGTTTTCCCACAGCGCCGGAGACCGTTCCATTTTTGCCCGGGGCGCCCTGACGGCCGCCAAATGGGTCGCTGGCAAGAAGCCCGGCATCTACCGCATGGGCGAAGTGCTCGGTCTGACCGACGGCACTGAAGACTGA
- a CDS encoding low molecular weight protein-tyrosine-phosphatase, which translates to MIRVLFVCMGNICRSPAAEGIFRKNVHDAEMGDEITCDSAGTIDFHAGDPADSRMRRAARTRGYELSSIARGFRVEDFDRFDWIVTMDDENYRNIQALAPDENARNQVRRFCDWVSLPNVTEVPDPYYGGDKGFENVLDILENGSKSLLTWVTNNDGVSG; encoded by the coding sequence ATGATCCGTGTTCTCTTTGTTTGCATGGGAAATATCTGCCGGTCGCCTGCGGCCGAGGGGATTTTCCGCAAAAACGTCCATGATGCCGAGATGGGCGACGAAATCACCTGTGACTCTGCCGGCACGATCGATTTTCATGCTGGCGATCCCGCCGACTCGCGTATGCGTCGGGCCGCGCGCACGCGCGGGTATGAGCTCAGCAGCATTGCCCGCGGCTTCCGAGTCGAAGACTTTGACCGCTTCGACTGGATCGTCACCATGGACGATGAAAATTATCGCAACATCCAGGCCCTGGCTCCGGACGAGAATGCCCGCAACCAGGTCCGCCGATTCTGCGACTGGGTGAGTCTCCCCAACGTCACAGAAGTTCCGGACCCCTACTACGGCGGGGACAAAGGTTTCGAGAATGTCCTCGATATTCTCGAAAACGGATCGAAATCGCTTCTCACTTGGGTAACGAACAACGATGGAGTCTCTGGCTGA
- a CDS encoding fructosamine kinase family protein, giving the protein MESLAEFLEDLLGHPIEILSSEPVGGGCIHDSRRLKTSGDTFFLKQSSWGDRALLETEAAGLTALARTKTVRTPALVGSGKVGQQFVLLLEWMDLGPLENRSGAILGEQLAALHRAGGSETFGWEQDNFIGATPQPNAPNTSWPEFFRERRLLPQISLAQKQGHSLPDAEPLLSGIESFFPDGAEPIPAPLHGDLWGGNAGSDGAGNPVLFDPAFYFGDPETDLAFSHFFGGFPTSFYRSYQEQISERPGWKTRQPLYNLYHVLNHLNLFGSSYQTGAVRMIEELNAAAKGAS; this is encoded by the coding sequence ATGGAGTCTCTGGCTGAATTTCTGGAGGATCTCCTCGGTCATCCGATCGAGATCCTATCCTCCGAGCCCGTCGGGGGAGGCTGTATTCACGACAGCCGCCGCCTGAAGACTTCCGGCGATACCTTTTTCCTCAAACAATCTTCGTGGGGAGACCGCGCACTCTTGGAGACGGAAGCCGCCGGCCTCACCGCACTGGCCCGAACCAAGACAGTACGAACTCCGGCCCTCGTCGGGAGCGGCAAAGTGGGCCAGCAGTTCGTCCTCCTCCTTGAATGGATGGATCTGGGTCCCCTCGAAAACCGTTCCGGCGCGATCCTTGGCGAACAATTGGCCGCCCTCCATCGAGCGGGCGGAAGCGAGACCTTCGGCTGGGAACAGGACAATTTTATCGGAGCGACGCCTCAGCCAAATGCTCCCAACACCTCTTGGCCGGAGTTTTTCCGCGAACGCCGTCTTCTTCCGCAAATCTCTCTGGCTCAAAAACAAGGCCATTCCCTACCGGATGCCGAGCCGCTCCTCTCCGGCATCGAATCTTTTTTCCCCGACGGAGCGGAACCTATCCCCGCTCCTCTCCACGGGGACCTCTGGGGAGGAAATGCGGGCAGCGATGGGGCGGGCAACCCAGTCCTCTTCGATCCAGCCTTTTATTTCGGAGATCCGGAAACCGATCTCGCCTTTTCCCATTTCTTCGGTGGATTCCCGACCTCGTTTTACCGTTCCTATCAGGAACAAATTTCGGAACGTCCAGGCTGGAAAACCCGGCAACCCCTGTACAACCTCTATCACGTGCTTAACCACCTGAACCTTTTCGGCTCGAGCTACCAGACCGGAGCCGTCCGGATGATCGAAGAACTCAACGCCGCTGCAAAAGGCGCTTCCTGA
- a CDS encoding tetratricopeptide repeat protein, with translation MRLRPTLAYFLRYFPIFLLIGILSPLSAQFEDLEDFPLDENPIEERAEALRNLEGGVRAVRTGLSGLGIELLLPLTKNELLTPEEQNEASLNLLTALIQMDRPGVVIQLLRDSGDTDSPSIRLRWAMADFLLGNSVQTRNRLRTISPDQLTPQDLPWYYFMLGLLADRQNDLARANEYFGLANRSTQSPFLLDTFDSIRARLDILRGQVDEATVISLKNQYESAVALPMRLQLAREYALVLMGLGRTEEAITFLEEFANTTEADDSTIADEILLPLAVFRGLSTPEGKATLWEILRTGNDRDNLRIALNLLLRDIGEAKPSQASTMAAIIDSRQDHPIRDRLLFARAELLSRLGNQAEAMELVEELLKEYPGSQIRQAARLSSAFLAWQQDPPQYRTAAARLLEVIPQLPKDERPFYLQLVGDLYFQNGDYSSATFAYRQAWNLEPTEGTAFQYTLAMLETGLTRQVLDWRNENIVDNPVISAEVRWRIDWNLARTMIRDGLTDEALVEIRSVLSQEDLPLSTRHNFAWLEAYTLSLLGRDADALAEIDSLLATLSKPATAESAPIDGQAVDSILAQTLLLKGEILFKNGETERGTEVMNDLRSRFPNRRAAVLSYLFEARYFAGRDLTGQAQQRLVNLADRFPDSDYAPLALFEAAIIAESRGTPESVSESIRFLESIVNRFPNHQLAIHARLKEGEILRSVGDFSSARLLFQNTANRYSNHPLHYLADIGSAETILANPDASNEDLLDAAAALAKVGSVPEIPSAVLLESQLKRAEALRRAGELEQARDSLWQSVSPLLDQRDPDNASLAFWLSKSLLELSSWSDADGMPNEATRFLEIIDNQNLPGRNIARAKLRARELRASES, from the coding sequence ATGCGACTCCGTCCGACCTTGGCCTATTTCCTTCGTTATTTCCCGATCTTTCTGCTGATCGGGATCCTCTCTCCCCTGTCCGCTCAGTTCGAGGATCTGGAGGACTTCCCTCTCGACGAGAACCCCATTGAGGAGCGGGCAGAAGCTCTCCGCAATTTGGAAGGCGGCGTCCGGGCCGTCCGCACCGGTCTCTCCGGTCTCGGGATCGAACTCCTCCTCCCTCTCACGAAGAATGAGCTTCTCACCCCGGAGGAGCAAAACGAAGCCTCGCTCAATCTCCTCACCGCACTCATTCAGATGGACCGCCCCGGAGTGGTGATCCAACTCCTGCGCGACAGCGGGGACACCGATAGCCCTTCGATCCGACTCCGCTGGGCGATGGCGGACTTCCTTCTCGGGAATTCTGTGCAGACCCGCAATCGCTTGCGAACAATCTCGCCCGACCAGCTAACCCCTCAGGATCTTCCCTGGTACTATTTCATGCTGGGTCTCCTCGCGGATCGCCAGAACGACCTCGCCCGCGCGAACGAGTATTTTGGCCTCGCGAACCGTTCGACCCAGTCGCCGTTTCTTCTGGATACCTTCGACTCGATCCGAGCCCGGCTCGACATCCTTCGTGGCCAAGTGGATGAGGCCACGGTCATCTCCCTGAAGAACCAGTACGAATCGGCGGTCGCCCTGCCGATGCGCCTCCAACTCGCCCGGGAGTACGCTCTCGTGCTCATGGGGCTGGGCCGCACCGAAGAGGCCATCACTTTCCTCGAAGAATTCGCCAACACCACGGAAGCGGATGATTCGACCATCGCCGACGAAATCCTCCTTCCCCTCGCCGTATTCCGAGGACTCTCTACCCCCGAAGGAAAAGCGACCCTCTGGGAAATCCTCCGCACGGGGAATGATCGGGACAACCTGCGGATCGCCCTCAACCTGCTTCTCCGCGACATCGGCGAGGCCAAGCCGAGTCAGGCCAGCACTATGGCCGCTATCATCGACTCCCGTCAGGACCATCCGATCCGCGACCGACTTCTCTTTGCCCGCGCCGAACTCCTCTCCCGCCTCGGGAACCAAGCGGAGGCGATGGAGCTCGTGGAAGAACTCCTCAAGGAATATCCCGGCTCGCAAATCCGTCAGGCAGCCCGCCTCTCCTCCGCATTCCTCGCTTGGCAGCAAGACCCACCCCAATACCGCACCGCTGCCGCCCGCTTGCTGGAAGTGATTCCCCAGCTGCCCAAGGACGAGCGACCTTTCTACCTGCAGCTCGTTGGTGATCTGTATTTCCAAAATGGCGACTACTCCTCAGCCACCTTCGCCTACCGCCAAGCTTGGAACCTCGAGCCGACGGAGGGGACCGCCTTCCAGTATACCCTCGCCATGCTCGAGACCGGGCTCACCCGCCAAGTGCTCGACTGGAGAAACGAGAACATCGTGGATAACCCGGTCATCAGCGCCGAGGTTCGCTGGCGGATCGATTGGAATCTCGCCCGCACCATGATTCGCGATGGCCTGACCGATGAGGCCTTGGTCGAGATACGCAGTGTCCTCTCCCAGGAAGACCTGCCCTTGAGCACGCGCCACAATTTTGCCTGGCTCGAAGCCTATACCCTCTCCTTGCTCGGTCGCGATGCCGACGCCCTTGCCGAGATCGATTCTCTGCTGGCAACCCTATCGAAACCGGCCACAGCCGAGAGCGCTCCGATTGATGGTCAGGCCGTAGACTCCATCCTCGCCCAGACCCTCCTTCTCAAAGGGGAAATCCTCTTCAAAAACGGGGAAACCGAGCGCGGCACCGAGGTCATGAACGACCTACGCTCCCGCTTCCCCAATCGCCGAGCCGCCGTCCTAAGCTACCTCTTCGAAGCCCGCTATTTCGCTGGCCGGGATCTGACGGGCCAAGCGCAGCAGCGGCTCGTCAACCTGGCAGACCGCTTCCCCGACAGCGACTACGCCCCGCTCGCCCTATTTGAGGCCGCGATCATCGCCGAATCCCGCGGCACCCCGGAGTCCGTCAGCGAGTCCATTCGCTTCCTGGAGAGCATCGTCAACCGCTTCCCCAACCACCAATTGGCGATCCACGCCCGACTCAAGGAAGGCGAAATCCTCCGCTCGGTCGGCGACTTCAGCAGCGCACGTCTCCTCTTCCAGAATACGGCGAATCGCTACTCCAACCATCCACTCCACTACCTGGCCGATATCGGCAGCGCGGAGACCATCCTCGCGAATCCTGACGCCTCGAACGAGGACCTCCTCGACGCGGCAGCGGCCCTGGCCAAAGTGGGCAGCGTGCCCGAGATCCCGAGTGCGGTTCTCCTCGAGAGCCAACTCAAACGAGCCGAAGCACTCCGGCGAGCCGGCGAGCTCGAACAAGCCCGTGACTCTCTTTGGCAGAGTGTCTCTCCCCTCCTCGATCAACGCGATCCAGACAACGCCTCCCTCGCCTTCTGGCTTTCAAAATCCCTCCTCGAACTCTCCTCTTGGAGTGATGCCGACGGCATGCCCAACGAAGCCACCCGCTTCCTTGAGATCATCGACAACCAGAACCTTCCCGGCCGTAACATCGCCCGGGCAAAACTCCGTGCCCGCGAACTTCGTGCCTCCGAATCCTGA
- a CDS encoding MotA/TolQ/ExbB proton channel family protein, producing MEFLNFTLFQQGGPVMWPLLIISVFGFIFFVERTLFLHQGQIQVRTFVDGIQNLLRKGRLAEALAVCEETPGPIPNVVKAALLNYDAPISRIRGAIQSAALIEIPILERRIGTIAAIARIAPILGLLGTILAGYDAFFIFQNEGAYANPSDFAGAISQALLTTIAGLAIAAMAHLAHHFLHGRLRAVVHDMESVGHDLLQWIENMKNTPPEESPEREEKA from the coding sequence ATGGAATTCCTAAACTTCACGCTCTTCCAACAAGGTGGCCCCGTTATGTGGCCGCTCCTGATCATTAGTGTCTTCGGCTTCATCTTCTTCGTCGAGCGCACCCTTTTTCTCCATCAGGGTCAGATCCAAGTCCGCACCTTCGTGGATGGGATCCAAAACCTCCTGCGCAAAGGCCGTCTCGCCGAGGCGCTTGCGGTGTGTGAAGAGACACCGGGGCCGATCCCCAACGTCGTCAAAGCCGCACTGCTCAACTACGACGCGCCGATTAGCCGCATCCGTGGGGCGATCCAATCCGCAGCCCTCATTGAGATTCCGATCCTCGAGCGCCGGATCGGGACCATTGCCGCAATCGCCCGTATCGCTCCCATCCTCGGACTTCTCGGCACCATCCTCGCCGGATACGACGCCTTTTTCATCTTTCAAAATGAGGGTGCCTACGCCAACCCCTCCGACTTTGCGGGGGCGATCTCGCAAGCACTTCTGACCACCATCGCCGGCCTGGCCATTGCCGCAATGGCCCACCTTGCCCATCATTTTCTCCACGGTCGTTTGCGAGCCGTCGTCCACGACATGGAGTCGGTCGGGCACGACCTGCTTCAGTGGATTGAGAACATGAAAAACACGCCGCCCGAAGAGTCACCTGAACGCGAGGAGAAGGCATGA
- a CDS encoding ExbD/TolR family protein → MKSYESDSERNLDSTNLLTSPFGLAERLSPPRFRVDTIAFADLALICLITLLLCQSFIFSPGVTVDLPVLQSSESVIGVQADAVATVWDGKIVTNLGSYPLERMDTAFRDLMDNTKKEEGTLLLLSNRTTPFESIAEIFESARQAGFVQVQMAAKTQSTAP, encoded by the coding sequence ATGAAGTCCTACGAATCGGATTCCGAGCGGAACCTCGACTCCACGAACCTCCTCACCAGTCCATTCGGCCTGGCCGAGCGCTTGAGCCCGCCCCGCTTCCGAGTCGATACCATCGCCTTTGCGGATCTGGCCCTCATCTGCCTGATCACTCTTCTCCTCTGCCAGAGTTTTATCTTCAGCCCTGGGGTCACCGTTGACCTACCAGTTCTCCAGAGCAGCGAGAGCGTCATCGGGGTCCAGGCGGATGCGGTGGCCACGGTCTGGGACGGAAAGATCGTGACGAACCTCGGGTCTTATCCGCTGGAACGGATGGATACCGCCTTTCGTGACCTGATGGACAACACCAAGAAGGAAGAAGGGACTCTGCTTCTCCTCAGCAATCGGACCACTCCTTTCGAATCGATCGCCGAGATCTTCGAAAGTGCCCGACAGGCCGGCTTTGTCCAAGTGCAGATGGCCGCCAAAACCCAATCCACTGCTCCTTAA
- a CDS encoding TatD family hydrolase — protein sequence MSLHLIDSHCHPPEESGETELSTPEWLQRSQEAGVRECIAIGTDLDDWSRYQGLAKRFPGIVHWTAGLHPCHVEENYEEVLAQLPPLLRRDQAVPPCALGEIGLDFTRLPKDRKEVRMASQRNAFVQQLEMAKEHDLPVVIHSRGTVSESLEILSETKFPCERAIFHCFSEGEETLETIRATGARCSFTGIITFKNAREVREALEANGLENLILETDSPYLSPEPYRGKKNEPARVARLAEYCAEFFATTPEKIAEISRRNTRDFFRLPPSE from the coding sequence ATGAGCCTTCATTTAATCGACAGCCATTGCCACCCTCCGGAGGAATCCGGCGAGACGGAACTCTCCACGCCAGAATGGCTTCAGCGGTCCCAAGAAGCCGGAGTCCGGGAGTGCATTGCGATCGGCACCGACCTCGACGACTGGAGCCGCTATCAAGGCTTGGCCAAACGCTTTCCAGGGATCGTCCACTGGACCGCCGGCCTCCACCCCTGTCATGTCGAAGAAAACTACGAAGAGGTCCTCGCTCAACTGCCTCCGCTTCTCCGTCGCGACCAAGCAGTCCCCCCATGCGCACTCGGCGAAATCGGACTCGATTTCACCCGGCTCCCCAAAGACAGGAAAGAGGTGCGGATGGCCAGCCAGCGCAACGCCTTCGTCCAGCAGCTGGAGATGGCGAAAGAACACGACCTCCCCGTGGTCATTCATTCGCGCGGAACCGTCTCAGAAAGCTTGGAAATTCTTTCCGAGACGAAATTCCCGTGCGAGCGCGCCATCTTCCACTGTTTCTCCGAGGGCGAAGAAACTCTCGAAACCATTCGCGCTACCGGAGCCCGTTGCTCGTTCACGGGCATCATCACTTTCAAGAATGCCCGGGAAGTCCGCGAAGCTCTCGAAGCCAATGGACTCGAGAACCTTATCCTCGAAACCGACAGTCCCTACCTCTCGCCCGAACCCTACCGGGGCAAGAAAAACGAGCCGGCACGGGTCGCCCGCCTCGCCGAGTATTGTGCAGAATTCTTCGCAACGACTCCCGAAAAGATCGCTGAGATCAGCCGACGCAACACCCGGGACTTCTTCCGGCTTCCCCCATCCGAATAG
- a CDS encoding imelysin family protein, producing the protein MKLSLTKISLLLAFATPAMADQPSEELKKSVVENYADIVHANYADSLASAELLQGAIANLAENPTEESLSQAKALWLFARNSYGESEVYRFYEGPIDSEEDGPEGLLNAWPMDESYIDSVEGLPESGIIHNESDFPEITPELLAELNEKDGETNISSGWHAIEFLLWGQDFTDGGAGERPLSDFTSDDFAGRRLAYLQAAADLLVQHLSDLEAAWQPDADNYRAEFIAAPADESIRNILQGIGMMSGFELSGERILVALETQAQEDEHSCFSDNTHKDVLANAQGALNVYEGRYFSRLDRSLTDGPGIRDLAAAMDPEVAEEIGAQIETSVALAATVPAPFDQAILQENGRASLQILVDSLFTQAAMIQELASEMGLSIAIVE; encoded by the coding sequence ATGAAACTCTCTCTCACCAAAATCTCGCTCCTTCTGGCCTTCGCGACTCCCGCGATGGCTGACCAGCCCTCTGAAGAGCTGAAGAAAAGCGTCGTCGAAAACTACGCAGACATCGTCCACGCCAATTACGCGGACTCTCTCGCCTCCGCGGAACTCCTCCAAGGAGCCATCGCCAATCTGGCCGAGAATCCAACCGAAGAATCTCTTTCCCAAGCCAAAGCACTATGGCTTTTCGCCCGTAACTCCTACGGAGAATCTGAAGTCTACCGTTTCTACGAAGGTCCCATTGACTCCGAAGAAGACGGTCCCGAAGGCCTTCTCAACGCATGGCCGATGGACGAATCTTACATCGACTCAGTAGAAGGCCTGCCCGAGAGCGGAATCATTCACAACGAATCCGACTTTCCGGAAATCACCCCCGAACTTCTCGCCGAATTGAACGAGAAAGATGGGGAAACGAACATCAGCTCCGGCTGGCACGCGATTGAGTTCCTCCTCTGGGGACAGGACTTTACCGACGGCGGAGCGGGCGAACGTCCCCTGAGCGACTTCACCTCCGACGATTTTGCGGGTCGCCGCCTCGCTTACCTTCAAGCCGCCGCCGATCTCCTGGTCCAACACCTATCGGACCTCGAAGCCGCTTGGCAGCCCGACGCCGACAACTACCGCGCCGAATTCATCGCAGCACCCGCTGACGAATCCATCCGCAACATCCTTCAAGGAATTGGAATGATGAGTGGTTTCGAGCTTTCCGGTGAACGCATTCTCGTGGCCTTGGAAACTCAGGCGCAAGAAGACGAGCACTCCTGCTTTAGCGACAACACCCACAAAGACGTTCTCGCGAACGCCCAAGGTGCGCTCAACGTCTATGAAGGCCGTTACTTCAGCCGACTCGATCGCTCTCTCACAGATGGTCCTGGCATCCGCGACCTCGCGGCCGCAATGGATCCCGAAGTCGCTGAAGAAATCGGAGCTCAGATCGAGACTTCCGTGGCCCTCGCCGCAACCGTTCCCGCTCCTTTCGACCAAGCGATCCTCCAAGAGAACGGACGCGCGTCTCTCCAAATCTTGGTCGATTCTCTCTTCACCCAAGCCGCGATGATTCAAGAGCTGGCTTCCGAAATGGGCCTCTCGATCGCGATTGTAGAATAG
- a CDS encoding di-heme oxidoredictase family protein yields MNSLRTKILFVPIASLGLLLLGAVNRESLPNSVEVFEYDTSPDSGGETTRFEQGRDAFNRPTPNLTLKNRTSFFVGNSFFKQNWIAAPGSAVARDGVGPYFNARSCTGCHTFDSRGRMPENAEEAPIALLIRISRGIDPETGAPIPDPQYGLQLQNFSLPGLQPEVNISLDWETIEGTYPDGTPYTLQKPILTYSEWKDGPPEEGLLTGPRLAPQIPGVGLLEAISAETLHSFADPDDSDGDGISGKLSIVGTDSEGDPLIGRFGWKAEQPTVRHQSAAAFLGDMGLSTSLFTDDHDQAPYDRERYPTGGEPEVEDKILDHVSRYTMLLGVPGRRNTEDLEVRRGQRLFHEIGCASCHIPKMETGEVEGIPEVSHQTIRPYTDLLLHDMGEGLSDERPIFNASGREWRTPPLWGIGTLDTVYGETAYLHDGRASTMEEAILWHGGEAEQSKEDFTHLSAEDRQAVIAFLESL; encoded by the coding sequence ATGAATTCTCTCCGCACCAAAATCCTATTCGTCCCCATCGCGAGTCTCGGACTGTTGCTACTCGGTGCCGTGAACCGGGAATCTCTTCCCAATTCTGTCGAAGTATTTGAATATGATACCAGCCCCGATAGTGGTGGGGAAACCACGCGTTTCGAGCAGGGACGCGACGCCTTCAATCGCCCCACCCCCAATCTCACCCTCAAGAACCGTACCTCCTTTTTTGTCGGCAACTCATTCTTTAAGCAGAACTGGATCGCCGCCCCAGGCTCCGCAGTCGCCCGCGACGGTGTCGGCCCCTATTTCAACGCCCGCTCCTGCACTGGCTGCCACACCTTCGATTCCCGTGGACGCATGCCGGAAAATGCCGAAGAGGCTCCCATCGCCTTGCTGATCCGCATTAGCCGGGGAATCGATCCCGAAACGGGAGCCCCCATTCCGGATCCCCAATACGGGCTTCAGCTACAAAATTTCTCGCTCCCCGGCCTCCAGCCCGAGGTCAACATTTCGCTCGATTGGGAAACCATCGAAGGCACCTACCCCGACGGCACTCCCTACACCCTGCAGAAACCCATTCTGACCTATTCGGAATGGAAGGACGGGCCTCCCGAAGAAGGCCTGCTCACCGGACCGCGCCTAGCCCCTCAAATTCCCGGAGTCGGCCTCCTCGAAGCGATTTCCGCCGAAACTCTTCATTCCTTCGCCGATCCAGACGATAGCGATGGAGACGGCATTTCGGGCAAACTCTCCATCGTCGGAACCGATTCCGAAGGCGACCCGTTGATCGGACGCTTTGGTTGGAAGGCCGAGCAGCCGACCGTGCGCCATCAAAGTGCCGCCGCCTTCCTCGGAGATATGGGGCTCTCGACCTCTCTCTTCACCGACGACCACGATCAGGCACCCTACGACCGTGAACGCTATCCGACTGGTGGAGAGCCTGAAGTGGAAGACAAGATCCTCGACCACGTCAGTCGCTATACCATGCTCCTCGGCGTTCCCGGTCGCCGAAATACGGAAGACTTGGAAGTCCGCCGCGGACAACGTCTGTTCCATGAAATCGGATGCGCCTCCTGTCACATTCCGAAAATGGAAACGGGAGAAGTCGAGGGGATCCCGGAAGTGTCTCATCAAACGATTCGGCCCTACACCGACCTGCTTCTCCACGACATGGGCGAAGGCCTTTCGGACGAGCGTCCCATCTTCAACGCCTCCGGCCGCGAATGGCGCACTCCTCCTCTCTGGGGGATCGGCACCCTCGACACCGTCTACGGAGAAACAGCCTACCTCCACGACGGCCGCGCCTCCACCATGGAAGAAGCCATCCTCTGGCACGGCGGAGAAGCCGAGCAGAGCAAGGAAGACTTCACCCATCTCTCCGCCGAAGACCGCCAAGCCGTGATCGCGTTTCTCGAGTCGTTGTAG